Genomic window (Alnus glutinosa chromosome 9, dhAlnGlut1.1, whole genome shotgun sequence):
TCCGCTTTGATCGCTTGCTTCTCTTTGGGCGCGGATAATTTGGGACTTCTTTGCCAACACTAGAAGCATATGCTTCTTCTAAAACCTCCTCGCCCTGTCAGAAACTTCTAAGTTAGTTTCTAAAAAGCCAGTTTAAAACAAAAGcatcagggaaaaaaaaagttgttcataaaataaaaataagcacCCAAATCTCAGATCCCAATTAAGGTGGAGGGGTTGTCAAGATTGATAATGATTCTCCATttcagataaaaaaataaagcagtTGCTAAATCTCTTTCAAAATAAAACTAAGTTCACATATGCATTGACTTTAATCTTGTGCTGAAGGGAAATTAACTTTAATCTTGCTAcgaatttgttattatttatgaacATCAGACAATTATGATCTGCTTTCCACTTCAATGTCTCTGACATATGCCTACCAATATTATTCCCTACTCCTCAACTGTTTGATGTTAAGCCAAGGTCCAATCAATGTCTTCCCAACAATAGCTGAAATGACAAACCTTAGGCAGTGGAACCAACTACTGCCTCCACACAGTCAAGACAATCTCATGATCATGCTGCCATATGGATCCAATTTCAACTCTGTCAAAGATGACTACCTCTCTTTTTGCTTCTTTAACATCATCAGTTTTAAGTCACAAAGGACGAATATCAGAAAGAAGTGCTACAGTGGCTCTCAGCACTTCAAATTTACAACAAACAAGATAATTCTGAACCTTTGATTCCTTGGTCCCACTAAATGTACTCCTTTTCAAATCAAACCAACCTGATGAGCCTAAACATTCAACTAGTACTCTCTTTTGCTTTAAATGAAGAAAATATAGTAAATTGATTTGGGAGCTCCTTCCATGTGCATGAGTTTCATGACCACCGAATATATGGagctcctttttatttttcatttctctaaaaatatttattcacaaaatgaaaacaaaataatataatttcatGACAGATTGATTTGGGAGGACATGACCAACGATACTCCAACTGAATGGATagtaaaaaactaaaagttgGATTTCACCTTGTCCTTAGTTTCTTCTTCTGAATCATCGTCAGAATTAGATGTGGAAGCCAGAGTCTCCACATCTTCTGTAGGTAGTGCCTTGCTCAACATTttattttctccttcttttaaCTGCCTAAACCTGTTTATTGCCATTTTTGTCAGTAAGGCATTTGTTTTAAGAAGCTGATGATACTAGTACGCATTCTGTCATGTAAAACTGACCTCTCACCAGGCTGCACTGGCTGAGAAGCTGCTCGTTTTGCACGTCCTGCTGTAATGATTCCACCAGCATTCTCACTCACAACAGGTTTTGCACCACCTAATTTGCGTAACCATACTTGTTGGGCCGTGCTAAGCACATTGTTTGTGAACCTAAAAGCCACATGGTAAATTATGCAAGCATGCTCAGCATAGTTGAACAAATCACAAAACTATGGGGTAGAATCACTAGATGCAGCAAAATCGTAAGGTCATTGGGCTACCCCAAAGTGTTAAACTAGTTCAAATACCTACTCTTATGGACATATAAACTACTCAGGATATATTGAAAAGAGATATATCTATGCACCAGTTATCATCATAAGAATGTAAATGGTTACAGACAATTCCCAAGGGACAGACAAGGAAAAGTAAAATTGTTAAAGAGAAACCAACCAGTAAATTGACAATCCCGATGGGACAGATAAGGAGAAGTAACCAATCATGAGCGGAAGAAACTTGAAAACAAGAAGTGTATTCTTTTGAGCTGGATCATCAGTCTGACAAAAGAAGACAATCACAGCTTCACAAtgcttagaaagaaaaaagagaagagggaAGTGAAAATGGTCAGTGAAGAGGCTTATGCTTTACCTGGGGAGGCTTCATGAGCTCCATTGAAAAATACTGCGAAGCAACAAGGAGGACAGGTAAAACAAGGTATGCTGCAGTGTCATTCCAGCCCAAAGGTGGATGGCCATCCTGCACGAAGAATTCTATATTGTAAATGCCATATCAGATGCACAAGCTtgcagaaagaaaagaaaaaccttgGCCATTAAGTGCAACAAATGTAGAAAATACAACCAATGAATTAAAGCAGGTTTGCCTAACCGTCTATTGTAAAGTGCAAATCTAATTATGTAGATCCTTGAAGGTTCACATGGAACATAGCTCATCTGTATCATAGGACATGCTTACCACCCACGACGTGCATCTATCCAACTAAAGGGAGAAACATGAAGGATAAGCAGAAACAACAACCTACCAAGGCAAACTTAACCTTCCAAACTTCAGAAATGACCCATTATTAGGGGCAATTTTACCTCAAAGCAAGGACAAAAATAACTTACTAAAAAACATCTTTAAGAAAGGTCATCTATTTCCCCATATGTTTTGAAGGTATCTCCATAGGCTGTTAGAAACTTCTCCGCTTGCTACATCACATGTTATCATATGAACCATCTGCCAAATATATTCTACGAGCCTTGCTTGCTTTGGGAGGTAAACAAGATGGACTTGCAAAGATTTTTGTGCCAGTCAGCAACACCCAACTAACCCAATATCCAATGAATCACCCATCAATAATTAATACAATTTACTTTGGCAGGAGGAGATTAAGGATGGCTTGGAAGGCAGAACAGTGTAACAAACAAGCCACAATACTGAACACATCCTGACTACTGGTCAAACTCTCTGCATCACTGAATGTTGCAGATATCTGCTTCAAATTGAGAGGTCAAGCTAACACTTCCATGATCAATGACTCAAATAAAACTTCCGTGACAACGAAAGAGTTTAAATTAAGAGTTGATGCAAACAAATTAAATctttaacataaataaaaaaagcagcagaacaaattttttttttttgcttcacaGCCATGGGAATGTAAAGGCTATTACCACAAATGGAAAAAGCCAGGAAACGCCAGATCCACTTTGTCGAGCAGCGATTGAAGTTGGACCAGATAGAGAGGGAATCCAAAAGAAACCTTCTGTCAACAGTCCCTTCGAGTACAATTTTCACAAAAATTAGCAATGATCAACTTGTGTGAAGGTATAAAATTTCTGTCCAATAACATCACTCAAAAGATGATGGGATATTAACCCCTTAATTACCTCATTCGCCACATTTGAAAGAGCTTGATATAACCCTATCCAGACTGGAATAGTAGCCAAAGTTGGGAAACAACCTTTGCAGAAAAATGAATAAGATATTAATATGCACGAATAGCACTATAAGATGTTAAATCATAAGTTATCCgaaaagcttaaattgatagaaaattgtgaatttaatcatttaattaatattctaatactctCTTTCACGTGTGGGCTCGCCTTCAATAAGTGAGGCTCAACATGTGGAATTACGGAGACAAGGTTTGACATCAAAATCTCTATTCTCATACAATCAGTCATtacaaaagtttaagttgatataaaatagtgaatttaataatttaattaatattctagcaTAAGGCAATGAGTGCATTCAGTAGATGAAATATATCTGAGAAGGGGAAGATAACAATAACATGACcttgaaaaaaaagagaaaaaagaaaaagaaaaagaaaagaactaagAACCAGGCATAAACAGGTATTGGGAATGGCAATATACATTTATAGAAAATAGAAGACACACCAACTATGTCGCCCAGGACAAATTAAGAATTTTGGACTTTCATCAAgataaagatgaaaatgatTCGACTACTATAACTCATATCCCAACACCAACcacaaaaaaacatatatttataaCTCATATTCCAACACCAATTGCCACATAAACATATACTAGGGGTTACTAATACTAGATTTAATCCACCAGCTCCATATAATAagacaatttatattttttttatatttttttaaataaaaaaaaaaatacctgcaatGTTGAATTTGAGAATAGAATGCAATGTTTTAGAGATTCATTAATAAAATACCTGCCAATGGATTAACCCCGGCTTGACTATATAGCCTTGATGTCTCAAGTTGTATTCTTTccttaaaagagaaaaacaggTCAGCGTTATCAGAAAGAACCATACTTAATACTTGGGGGCCAAAAATAACatataaaagttaaaatttGTTTCCCAAATTGAAGATCCATATGCCCGGAATGTGTCTCACCTGATTACCAGCATATCTTTGTTGAATGGCTTTAATCTTTGGTTGAAGGTTCTGCATAGCTAGTGTTGATTCAACCTACATATATTACTGAATGTCACAACCTAATAATACTAATACTACCGAAATCCAGCACATCATATCATTACAGGCACAACTGAAATTTGGTGCATTCACAGCAAATACTCACCTGCTGCTTTGTCAAAGGAAATGTGGCAATCTTCACAATAATAGTTAGCAATATAATGGCAAATCCATATGAATACGGCACGTGCACAGCCGCAAGCCCATCCTTCAATACCTAACAAAATCAAAACCCTTCATTCATTCAAACCGTACTTATCTGTCTCTAGCAAATTACATATCACAAAAATTAAATCGTTTCGCTCACCATTTCTCGCAAAACTACACAATTACCAATTTatttaaatcatcaattgtctcaaaagtttaaactaaaaagaaacaatgaatttaaaaaaaaggaaaagaaatgaaagatacAATATAGAGTTGAGATTCAAACTTAAGATCACTGCATAAATATCATACTGAGTCACGTAAATCAGCCGATTTATATttagtcatttaattaatattctaacagtatATTACCTTGAGAACGACCTCCATGGCGTCGGAAATGAACCCGAACCACCCGTT
Coding sequences:
- the LOC133877722 gene encoding inner membrane protein PPF-1, chloroplastic — translated: MAKTLISSPPFIGVPLPSLSRHGLRTLPHRGRLVTTRVRLSFQDIPPIHSFHSPVDISAVLTKVEGLLYTLADAAVAADPASSSADAVVQKNNGWFGFISDAMEVVLKVLKDGLAAVHVPYSYGFAIILLTIIVKIATFPLTKQQVESTLAMQNLQPKIKAIQQRYAGNQERIQLETSRLYSQAGVNPLAGCFPTLATIPVWIGLYQALSNVANEGLLTEGFFWIPSLSGPTSIAARQSGSGVSWLFPFVDGHPPLGWNDTAAYLVLPVLLVASQYFSMELMKPPQTDDPAQKNTLLVFKFLPLMIGYFSLSVPSGLSIYWFTNNVLSTAQQVWLRKLGGAKPVVSENAGGIITAGRAKRAASQPVQPGERFRQLKEGENKMLSKALPTEDVETLASTSNSDDDSEEETKDKGEEVLEEAYASSVGKEVPNYPRPKRSKRSKRKRAV